In the Nocardia asteroides genome, ACATGAATGCCCTGACACTGACGCTGGGCACGATTGGAGCAGCGCTCAGCCTGTTGTGCTGGGCGTCGTTCTTCGGCGGCGTCCGGGACATCGTCCGCGCCATCATGCTCGGTCAGTCCGCCCCCGATCGCTGGCGGCCGTTCTTCCCGCGCTTCAAGCAGATGGTGATCGAGTTCCTGGCGCACACCAGGATGAACAAGTTCCGCACCGTCGGCTGGGCGCACTGGCTGGTGATGATCGGCTTCATGGGCGGCGCCATCCTGTGGTTCGAGGCGTACGGGCAGACCTTCGATCCGGCCTTCCACTGGCCGATCATCGGCAATACCGCCGCCTACCACCTGTGGGACGAGCTCCTCGGGATCGGCACCATCGTCGGCATCGTGACGCTGATCGTCATCCGCCAGCTGAACCACCCGCGGGTGCCCGAGCGGCTCTCCCGCTTCAGCGGCTCGAAGTTCGCCCCGGCCTACGTCATCGAGACCATCGTCCTGCTCGAGGGGCTCGGCATGGTGCTGGTCAAGGCGGGCAAGATCGCGACCTACGGCCACGCCAACGCCTACACCGACTTCTTCACCATGCAGGTGGCCAAGCTGCTCCCGGCCAGCCCGAACATGGTGTCGATCTTCGCCTTCGTCAAGCTGATGTCCGGCATGGCCTTCCTGTACTACGTCGGCCGCAACATCACCTGGGGCGTGGCCTGGCACCGCTTCTCCGCCTTCTTCAACATCTACTTCAAGCGCGAGTCCGACGGCGGCGTCGCGCTCGGCGCGGCGAAGCCGATGATGTCCAAGGGCCGCGCCCTGGACATGGAGAACGTCGACCCGGACACCGACACCCTCGGCGCGGGCCGGATCGAGGACTTCTCCTGGAAGGGCTGGCTGGACTTCACCACCTGCACCGAGTGCGGCCGCTGCCAGAGCCAGTGCCCGGCCTGGAACACCGGAAAGCCGCTCTCGCCGAAGCTGCTCATCATGTCGCTGCGCGACCACGGCAAGGCCGTCGCGCCGTACCTGCTGGCCGGTGGCCGCAAGGATCCCGGCGGCGACGAGGTCGGGCTGGTGGACGCCGACGGCAAGCCGGACGAGGCCGCGCTGGCCCGCGTCTCCGACGCCGCCAAGGCCGAGGCCGAGCGGCCGCTGATCGGCGACCACGAGGCGAACGGCATCATCGACCCCGAGGTGCTGTGGAGCTGCACCACCTGCGGCGCCTGCGTCGAGCAGTGCCCGGTGGACATCGAGCACGTCGACCACATCATCGACATGCGCCGCTACCAGGTGCTCATCGAGTCGGAGTTCCCCTCCGAGCTGGCCGGGCTCTTCAAGAACCTGGAGAACAAGGGCAACCCCTGGGGCCAGAACGCCAAGGACCGGCTCAACTGGATCAACGAGCTGGAGTTCGACGTCCCGGTCTACGGCAAGGACGCCGAGAGCTTCGACGGCTACGAGTACCTGTTCTGGGTCGGCTGCGCGGGCGCCTACGAGGACCGTGCCAAGAAGACCACCAAGGCCGTCGCCGAGCTGCTCGCCACCGCAGGCGTGAAGTTCATGGTGCTCGGCCAGGAGGAGACCTGCACCGGTGACTCCGCCCGCCGCGCGGGCAACGAGTTCCTCTTCCAGCAGCTCGCCATGCAGAACATCGAGACGCTGAACGCGGTGTTCGAGGGCGTCGAGGATCGCAAGAAGAAGATCGTCGTCACCTGCGCGCACTGCTTCAACGCGCTCAGCAACGAGTACCCCCAGGTGGGCGGCTCCTACGAGGTCGTGCACCACACGCAGCTGCTGAACCGCCTGGTCCGGCAGAAGCAGTTGGTTCCCGTCGCCCCGGTGGCGCAGAACATCACCTACCACGACCCCTGCTACCTCGGGCG is a window encoding:
- a CDS encoding (Fe-S)-binding protein — its product is MNALTLTLGTIGAALSLLCWASFFGGVRDIVRAIMLGQSAPDRWRPFFPRFKQMVIEFLAHTRMNKFRTVGWAHWLVMIGFMGGAILWFEAYGQTFDPAFHWPIIGNTAAYHLWDELLGIGTIVGIVTLIVIRQLNHPRVPERLSRFSGSKFAPAYVIETIVLLEGLGMVLVKAGKIATYGHANAYTDFFTMQVAKLLPASPNMVSIFAFVKLMSGMAFLYYVGRNITWGVAWHRFSAFFNIYFKRESDGGVALGAAKPMMSKGRALDMENVDPDTDTLGAGRIEDFSWKGWLDFTTCTECGRCQSQCPAWNTGKPLSPKLLIMSLRDHGKAVAPYLLAGGRKDPGGDEVGLVDADGKPDEAALARVSDAAKAEAERPLIGDHEANGIIDPEVLWSCTTCGACVEQCPVDIEHVDHIIDMRRYQVLIESEFPSELAGLFKNLENKGNPWGQNAKDRLNWINELEFDVPVYGKDAESFDGYEYLFWVGCAGAYEDRAKKTTKAVAELLATAGVKFMVLGQEETCTGDSARRAGNEFLFQQLAMQNIETLNAVFEGVEDRKKKIVVTCAHCFNALSNEYPQVGGSYEVVHHTQLLNRLVRQKQLVPVAPVAQNITYHDPCYLGRHNKVYNAPRELMAASGSTLVEMPRHGERSMCCGAGGARMWMEEQLGKRVNIDRVDEALSTSPTKIATGCPFCRVMLHDGVTARQESGQGEGVEVIDVAQLMLDAIERVDAAVLTEKLTVVQEPKVEVEAEPETVAEPVAEVVAEPESKPAAAKPAGGGLAMKGGKAPGGKGLAMKGPAKAPGAKAAAPADTDAPAADAADAEKKPAAKAGGLAMKGGKAPGGKGLSMKGPAKAPGAKAAAPADTAGADADTSTAESAAAAPAAAPAKPVKGLAMKGAGKAPGKGAPKPPGKKAPAAASAEAETSSNAAAPAEAEEASTTPAEATESKPTVAAKGLAMKSGFKKAGPKAPGASKPAASAEASAATQSSAPAESQAPAQADATATAEAEAPAQATESKPTVAAKGLAMKSGFKRPGPKAPGAPKPAQAEEAQEPQADESPAAETPQPTAEETPAQQVEEPRADTEPETAEPETTASAESTEGAKGHSGNGSTGTPPPPAKPGGLGFKSGAKSPGRKG